The Crocosphaera sp. UHCC 0190 genomic interval TAAGGTACGGAGCAAGTCTAACAATGCCTGAGAATCTCCATCACATTGCTCAGCGACTGTCTGTACCCTCAAAATAATCTCTTGCAGGGAATCTGAAGAAGAACTATTTGGGGAGTTCAGGGGCTGTTCTGTTGGGCTTGATGTTTTTGGTTGCTCCATCCTAAATCCTAAATCCTTTCCCTAGCCAACCTTATGATAGAAGATTTTGGTGATAAAGAATTACTCCGTTTAGGGGAAGGGGGGGACGAATTTTGGTAAAGTAGATCCCGATGCAATTGCCTAACTTGTCCAAAAGACTATATGTATCCAGGGACTCTGGAAAACGAAAACGCCTGATTAGTCGTTCTGTCGGGAAACCAACATCGGTTCGTATTTCATAAATATGTACCAATGGGTTTGAGATAAGTGGCGAAATCCCAGTGATGGAAATAACCAGGAATGCCCTATCGTGAGTTAGGGAGATTCCCCGCACAAAGCAAAGCGCGGAGTGCGCGGGATTATGTCACATTGAGATTGACAAAGCGAGGATGATCATGAGATTTCGTTCATTAATTATTGCTTTTCTAGCATTGTGCTTAGGGTTAATTACAGCTTGTAGCGAAGGTCCAGCCAATGCGGTTAATCCCCAGGATTTAACCTACGAAGAGATTTTAAATACAGGACTAGCTAATAAGTGTCCCCAAATGTCTGAATTTACACGGGGTTCTCTTCCCATTGAACCTGGTAAAACTTATCAAGTTGACGATTTATGTCTGGAACCCACAGAATATTTTGTCAAGGAAGAACCTCTTAATAAACGCCAAGAAGCAGAATATGTTTCCGGTAAGTTATTAACCCGTTTCACCACCAGTTTAGAGCAGATTACTGGCAAAATTAGTGTGAGTAAAGATGGGGTCTTAACCTTCATTGAAGAAGGTGGTATGGACTTCCAACCTGTAACGGTTCAATTACCAGGTGGTGAACAGGTTCCTTTCTTCTTTACTATTAAAAACTTAGTGGGTAAAACTCAGCCTGGATTTACTTCCATTAACAGTTCTGTTGATTTTGAAGGAGATTTTAAAGTTCCTTCCTATCGGGGTGCGACTTTCTTAGATCCAAAAGGTCGTGGTTTAGCCACTGGGTATGACAATGCCGTCGCTTTACCTGCGGGTGCTGATAGTGAAGAATACGCCAATGTGAAACAAACTCCCATTGGTAAGGGTTCTATTTCTCTCCAAGTGACCAAAGTTGATAAGGAAACTGGAGAAATCGGTGGCGTATTTGAAAGTGAACAGCCTTCTGATACGGACTTAGGAGCTAAAGAAGCCGTTGATGTGAAAATTCGCGGTACTTTCTATGCTCGCGTCACACCTTCAGTATAAAGATTAGATACTGACTTTTCTTAAGGACAATTATCTCAGCAATTGAAAGGGGCAATTTGCCCCTTTCGGTTTTAATGACGGTTTTCATAATAGTTTTTGGAGAGATATATGGTCAGTTATTCCTGAGAAAAAAATTTGTTAAACTGATATTTCCGCCAAAAATCGCTAAAATCAATGATAGTAAGATTGCTGAAATCTTAGCAACTTTCTTGATTATTGACTCCAGACAACCTCTTAGAAATTAAACATCGATACCACTATGATTGACTCATCTGTCAGTGCGCTTGAAGAACTCGATCTCTCCCGTGAAGAGAGAGTGATTGAAATTCAAAATCTCATTGAAACCCTACGCATTGCTGATGAAATCGCCAGTAAGGGTTACTTAATTACTAGCTCAGAATTAGCCGATTTAATGGATATCAATGCCAGTGCTGTCACCAGTCGGGGGGATCATTGGTCTTGGCGTAATTGGGTTGTCTCACGGGTTCGCCGAGAAGGAAACCAAATTCTTTGGCAACTAGAGAAAATTGATTGAGTAAAGGTCGCTATAAAATGAGGATTCATCGGGTAAGGAGAGCAGGTGTTAAGCAAGGAATCATAGCGATCGCTGTGTCATAAGTGCGTGACTTTTGTTATAAATAACTAAACAGAATTGCCTACGAAGTTCAGTGTAATGGCTATGTCCTCCCCTTCTCTCATTCAACCCCTACCCATTCGGGTCTTTAATTCTAATCTCCTCTCGACCTTTACCTCTGTCGGCCTTCATGGTCTGGCACTCTTTCTTGTTGTTCCCTACCTTACTAACTTACCGACGGGTGATAACCCAGACTCAGACGGGAAACCCAAAAATGTCAATGTCATTGAATTGAGTTCTGCTGAGCAAAATCGCCTACCGGATCAATCTTCTGGGTCTTTGGATATGCCAGATTTTCCTAATACAGCTTTAGGGGATGTTCCGGTGTTAGATTCTCCTAACTTCGCCCCTTCCCTACCAGCACCCTTAAGTAATTTACCGGCCCCACCAAGTTTACCGGCCTTACCGCCCCTATCTTCCTATGGTAATTACAGTAGAATTCCCATCGCATCACCACCGCGCTCATTTCCTATCGCCCCACCCCCACCTCCCCCTAGTGTCCTTAGACCCCCAACTCCCTTAACTGAGTCATCAATGAAAGACCCCCTGACTAACGATCCTCGGGCCTTAATTCCCTTTGATCGACCATCCCTCGGACAAGGGCCTCAAGATGATTTCTTTGGTAATGTCAATGGAAGAGAAGAAATTGCTACTAATACCTCATCTTTAACGGGAAGAGATGGCATTGTGGGGAATATCCAAAATGGGGCAGAAAACCTGGCTTATAATCCCCAAGGAACCGAACGGGAAGAAGCGAGACGCAAAGATCTCGAATGGATGCAGCAAACAGGCTTAACCCTCAAGCCAAGCCAAATGATGACTATTCGAGGAACCTATCCGAGAGCCGCTTGCAACGCCAAATTAGAGGGTTCGGCTGTTTATAATGTCCAAGTTAATGCCCAAGGACAACTGACTCAACCCCCCTTTATGACCAAGAGTTCAGGCTATCCAATCTTGAATAATCAAGGGTTTCAAGATGTGCGATCACAGAGTTTTTCCCAACCGACTAGGGTAACAGTCATTTTTCAACCAAACTCTAACATTTGTCCGGCGGTTGCTCGCACCGAACCCTCCCAAACTCCAGCCCTTCCTGGCAATGAGACGGAAAGACCCTTAAAACCCCCAGTCACCCCCGTGCCGACGGAAGCGAGAAAGGAACCTCTTGTCATTCCTGCTCCTCTCCCTGAAGAAAAACCCCCAGTCACCCCCGTGCCAACGGAAGCGAGAAAGGAACCTCCTCTCATTCCTGCTCCTCTCCCTGAAGAAAAACCCCCAGTTACCCCCGTGCCAACGGAAGCGAGAAAGGAACCCTCTGTCGCCCCGGCTCCACCTGCGAGTAGAAAGGCTGCCCCAGAGTCTTCATTGACAGTCCCTGCCCCCCCGACTTCCCGTAAGGATGAAGGGGCCCCAACTACTAATTAATCAACTGTCACTGGGGGCGTTTCTTCACACTGCTAGGAAGGGGCTTTCCTGGCAGTGTAGCCTTGCGTTGAGGCGAATTACCGTATAATTGCTGACGACCATTGCGAACCACCCCTAACATCTCGCTCAGTTGCTGTTCTAGGCGGGTTAATACCGCGTCTGCATATTCATCAGCCCCGTCTTGAATATTTTGGGCTTCTCCCATGCTTTGTTGACGCAACTGCTGCATTTCGCTGGTGGTGACTTGGCGTAATTGCTCAATTTCGGCCATGGTTTGGGACTGAATGGCTTCACATTCCTGCTGTACCTGTTGACGAATTTGGTTTGCTTCTCGTTGTGCTTGTTGAATAATCCCTGATTCATCCAAAATTTGGGCAGCCCTTTGTTGAGCAGACTGGACAATACGCTCTGCATAAGCTTCCGCTTCAGCAATAATATCTTGCTCTTGCTCCAACACGGAGAGAGCTTTTCTAATGGCTTCAGGAATTTTCGTTCCAATCAGATCTAATTGCTCAAGCAACTTATCTTCATCGACAATAGTCCATCGGGATACGGGAATATGAAAGCTTTCATAGATCATTTCCTGAAGACGGGCTAATTCTTGTTGAATATCAAAATCAACCTCTCGGCGATCCGTCGTGCCATTGCCTTGACGGTTTACTGAAGCATTGGGGGAAGAGGAGTTTCGGCGTACCATAAGTATCAATAAAAATAATAAAAACGATAGATCCTTTGTTAATTAACTGTAATGTATACGGATGTCTCTAGCGACGTTTTCAGGCACTAAATGGGAAATGGAACCCCCAAACTGGGCAATCTCCTTGACTGTGCTGCTGCTCAGGAAGCTATATTCTTTATTGGTGGCGAGAAACACCGTTTCTACTTCTTTAGAGAGGGTTTTATTGGTGTGAGCCATCTGTAGTTCTTTTTCAAAGTCTGATAACACCCTTAACCCCCTGAGCAACACCCTGGCTTTGTGTAATTTAGCATAGTCTACAGTTAATCCGGTAAAGCTATCAACCTCTACTTGTGGTAAATGTTGAGTACAGTAGCTAATTTGTTCAACCCGTTTTTCTGCCGTAAATAAAGGTTGCTTGTTAGGATTGCACAAAACAGCTACAATCACCTTCTCGAACAAAATTACCCCGCGTTCAATAATATCAAGATGGCCGAGGGTGACGGGATCGAAACTTCCTGGATAAATGGCAATCACGATATTGATGTCAAAAACTAAAGTAATTTCCTTAGTATAGTCAAATCTGACCATGAGGAAACTATTGCCGCTTCGCGGAATTCAAAATGCAGAATTCAAAATTCAACAGTATTGAGTAGTTTATTATTTAAAATATGGTTGGCTTCTTTTTCGTTTAATTGACATTCTTTGTGCAAAAAAGAAACTAGATGTTTCTTCCATTCTAATATCTCTAACTTGTGAGATTAATTAACAATACAAAAAATCAAGTTTCAATAAAAAGCACCCTGAAAATCAGGGCTTATGGCATTTTAATCGTACTAAAATACAACTTTTTTATTTAATTAAATCGGAGCGGCGGGATTTGAACCCACGACCCCTACTACCCCAAAGTAGTGCGCTACCAAGCTGCGCTACGCCCCGATATTCACAGATTTCTATTATACACACATACCCCTAAAAAAAGCAAGTTAAAATATTTTTAATCGTTGAATTGCTTGCCATAGCTCACTAACCACCTCTGCGGGCCAATTTCCCTCACAACAACGACCTTGATTTAAAATAAGCCGCAATGAATAGGCTGTGGGGTATCCTTCCACTTCTAACCATAATAAGTCGCTTTCCGCCTCACAAGCAATTCGCTCCTCCTCCATCAACCCTTGAGCCATCATCGTCATTGTCTCTGCTAATTGTGCAAACAGACGACAAAAATCATTAAATTCTGCCTCCGTTAATTCTATAGCCCAATCCTCGCCCCCAACTAAAGCAGCATAGCCCGAAGCTTCGGGTTTCCAACCAACGCGCCATCCTTGTCCCTGTTTCAGTAAGCGATCGCCCATTTTAGATCACGGCAGCAACAACTGAGCATCCCCAGGTTTAGAGAGTCCAGGGGTTGACGGGGTTGGGGTTGCAGGGGTTTCTAATGCTGGTTTTCCTTCGGTTTGCGTCGTCGTTTTTGGGGTTTCAGGGGTGTAAAGTTTCACCAACTCATCCACTAAGGCTTGTCGTTGACGACGGTTTAGTTGGCGTATGGCTTCAATATCAGCTTCTAAAGGACTGGTGGTGAGGGTAGAAACCCCTGGATAATTATTTTCTCGAATACTCTGATTAATGCCCAAATAATCCGCTAAGGTGATTTTCCAATCTAAATCCAATACTGATAAGCGTCGTTTAAAATCCCGATGGTAACGGATAAAGCGACTGATTAAGGTATGATTAGGGTCAATTTCCCCAGTTTCAACACTCTTATATTGATTTTCTTTGGGGAGATCGGGTTGTTGTTCGTAGATAATTGCTGCTGCTTGTTCAGGGCGTAAGTCTTGAGCATTGAGAGGTTGTAACCCCCAAAGTCCAAAACCTCGTCCTGAAATTTGTCCGATTCCCCAGGTTAAGGTAAGACTGAGAAGGAAGATCACGAACAATTTTGGCAGATTTATCGGTCGTGAAGGGTTTTTCCTAATCATTGTTTTATCTTCTTAGTCGCTAATAATTTCTGGTTGAGTTAATTCATCTGACATTTCAATGATGGCACGGATGGCAGGTTTCATGCTTGGATCATCAATACTATCAAACTCTTCATAACGACGACGCTTGGCACGGTTGGCCACTTGAACTGTGATGCGATAACGGTTAGAAGCTGCGTCTAATAACTCTTGGGCGCGATAAATAATCTGTGATGAATCAAAGCCATGTCTTTTTTGCATAAGTTTACATGAAATAACTTTAATCCTCTATCATATCATAAGCAGCTATTTATTGAGAAGAAATGTTTTTTTGGACGATTTTTGACTGAAAATTCGGGTCAATGGTATCCAATGAAACGGAGCATAATTGCTTAATTAAGCTAAAATCAAGTTTTATATAGAAATATAAAGTTATTAAAAGTTTATTGTAGGAGTCGTTTTCATGTCAACGGTTGCAACACCCCATCAGATCAGCAATTCATCCTTTCAAGCTCAGTCATTGAGAGTGGTGGCTTTAGGGGATAGTTTAGTCTATGGCTATGGTGACACAGCAGGGGGAGGTTGGGTTGAACGGTTGCGTCGTCAATGGATGGGGGACGATAATGGTCATGTCTTATATAATTTAGGAGTTCGCGGCGATCGCACTCTTCAGGTAGGAGAACGGTTAGAAGGGGAATTTCGCTATCGAGGAGAGTTACGCAACCGAGTTCCTGATGTGATTGTACTTTCCGTTGGGGTGAATGACTCAGCTAGGTTAAGAAGGCCAGATGGTCGTTTATTTACAGATTTTGAGACATTTCAACAACAAATAGCAGATTTATTGGACAATGCACAACAATTGTGTCCGGTTTTATTTGTGGGAATGGTTCCGGTAAATGAGGCAAAAATGCCCTTTATTGATTGTTTTTATTTTAATCATTTTGATCAATATCGGTTTAAGGAAGCGACAAAAAAAGCTTGTCAGTCTCGCCACATTCCCTATTTAGATATTTTTGATTTATGGTTAGGACGGGGAGAAAATTATCTGCGATCGCGTTTAATGGATGATGGACTCCACCCCAATGTCGCTGGTTATGAGGCTTTATTTAATGATGTTTTAGCTTGGCAACCCATTCATCAATTAAAGGCTGAACAGGTAGATTTTGCCTTAAGGAAAGCTTGATTTTCAACCTATCTGTAGGGGTAATTCATGAATTACCCCTACTAACGATAATTAATGGAGAAAATGACGTATTCCTGTTAATACCATCACTAATCCTAATTCATTAGCTGCCGCAATGGAATCCTTATCTCTTAATGAGCCTCCAGGTTGTACAATGGCTTCAATACCTGCGGCGGCGGCGGTACGCACAGAGTCATCAAAGGGGAAAAACCCATCACTGGCTAAATATCCCCCTTTAGTAGATTCTCCTGCTTGTTCTAAGGCAATTTTAACCGAACCTACTCGATTCATTTGACCTGCACCAATGCCTAATGTAGTACGATTTTTAGTGATGACAATGGCATTAGATTTAACGTGCTTTGCCACTTTCCAAGCTAACAATAATTCAGCTAATTGTTCAGGGGTGGGTTGTTTTTCTGTAACAATTTGCCAGTTATCAGGGACATCTACTACATCATCAGAGTCTTGCACTAATAACCCTCCCGCGATCGCTTTTACAGTTTGAGAAGGGCCATTTTTGAGATCAGGTAATAATAAGACTCTGACTTTAGATTTTTTGCTGATAATTGCTTGTGCTTCTTCGCTACAACTTGGAACGACGACACATTCTAAGAAAGTTTTCGTTAATTTTTCGGCTGTTTCCCCATCTAAGGGTTGATTTAAGGCAACAATACCCCCAAATGCTGAGATAGAGTCCGCATTAAAGGCTTTTTCATAGGCATCTGCCAAACTATTTCCGACAGCAACACCACAGGGGTTAGTATGTTTAAGAACGGCGGCTGCGGGTTCTTTAGGGTCAAATTCGGCAATAATACGTCTTGCTGCTTCTAAATCAACTAAATTATTGTAACTAAGTTCTTTTCCCTGTAATTGAGTTGCTGCTGTCCAACCTGACGCTTTTGTACCTGTTTGATACCAGGTAGCATTTTGATGAGGATTTTCCCCATAACGTAGGGTTTGAAAAGCTGTTCCTGAAACCGTAAAACGAGTAGGTAAAGTAGTCTCTGTCCCTGTTGAAAGACTGG includes:
- a CDS encoding photosystem II manganese-stabilizing polypeptide; its protein translation is MRFRSLIIAFLALCLGLITACSEGPANAVNPQDLTYEEILNTGLANKCPQMSEFTRGSLPIEPGKTYQVDDLCLEPTEYFVKEEPLNKRQEAEYVSGKLLTRFTTSLEQITGKISVSKDGVLTFIEEGGMDFQPVTVQLPGGEQVPFFFTIKNLVGKTQPGFTSINSSVDFEGDFKVPSYRGATFLDPKGRGLATGYDNAVALPAGADSEEYANVKQTPIGKGSISLQVTKVDKETGEIGGVFESEQPSDTDLGAKEAVDVKIRGTFYARVTPSV
- a CDS encoding energy transducer TonB; this encodes MAMSSPSLIQPLPIRVFNSNLLSTFTSVGLHGLALFLVVPYLTNLPTGDNPDSDGKPKNVNVIELSSAEQNRLPDQSSGSLDMPDFPNTALGDVPVLDSPNFAPSLPAPLSNLPAPPSLPALPPLSSYGNYSRIPIASPPRSFPIAPPPPPPSVLRPPTPLTESSMKDPLTNDPRALIPFDRPSLGQGPQDDFFGNVNGREEIATNTSSLTGRDGIVGNIQNGAENLAYNPQGTEREEARRKDLEWMQQTGLTLKPSQMMTIRGTYPRAACNAKLEGSAVYNVQVNAQGQLTQPPFMTKSSGYPILNNQGFQDVRSQSFSQPTRVTVIFQPNSNICPAVARTEPSQTPALPGNETERPLKPPVTPVPTEARKEPLVIPAPLPEEKPPVTPVPTEARKEPPLIPAPLPEEKPPVTPVPTEARKEPSVAPAPPASRKAAPESSLTVPAPPTSRKDEGAPTTN
- a CDS encoding ATP synthase F0 subunit B, which codes for MVRRNSSSPNASVNRQGNGTTDRREVDFDIQQELARLQEMIYESFHIPVSRWTIVDEDKLLEQLDLIGTKIPEAIRKALSVLEQEQDIIAEAEAYAERIVQSAQQRAAQILDESGIIQQAQREANQIRQQVQQECEAIQSQTMAEIEQLRQVTTSEMQQLRQQSMGEAQNIQDGADEYADAVLTRLEQQLSEMLGVVRNGRQQLYGNSPQRKATLPGKPLPSSVKKRPQ
- the coaD gene encoding pantetheine-phosphate adenylyltransferase, which gives rise to MIAIYPGSFDPVTLGHLDIIERGVILFEKVIVAVLCNPNKQPLFTAEKRVEQISYCTQHLPQVEVDSFTGLTVDYAKLHKARVLLRGLRVLSDFEKELQMAHTNKTLSKEVETVFLATNKEYSFLSSSTVKEIAQFGGSISHLVPENVARDIRIHYS
- a CDS encoding DUF1818 family protein, producing MGDRLLKQGQGWRVGWKPEASGYAALVGGEDWAIELTEAEFNDFCRLFAQLAETMTMMAQGLMEEERIACEAESDLLWLEVEGYPTAYSLRLILNQGRCCEGNWPAEVVSELWQAIQRLKIF
- a CDS encoding DNA-directed RNA polymerase subunit omega, with amino-acid sequence MQKRHGFDSSQIIYRAQELLDAASNRYRITVQVANRAKRRRYEEFDSIDDPSMKPAIRAIIEMSDELTQPEIISD
- a CDS encoding GDSL-type esterase/lipase family protein, whose translation is MSTVATPHQISNSSFQAQSLRVVALGDSLVYGYGDTAGGGWVERLRRQWMGDDNGHVLYNLGVRGDRTLQVGERLEGEFRYRGELRNRVPDVIVLSVGVNDSARLRRPDGRLFTDFETFQQQIADLLDNAQQLCPVLFVGMVPVNEAKMPFIDCFYFNHFDQYRFKEATKKACQSRHIPYLDIFDLWLGRGENYLRSRLMDDGLHPNVAGYEALFNDVLAWQPIHQLKAEQVDFALRKA
- the purH gene encoding bifunctional phosphoribosylaminoimidazolecarboxamide formyltransferase/IMP cyclohydrolase, coding for MTRLALLSVSDKTGILDLARQLVEEFDFELISSGGTAKALQEAGLTVTKVSDYTGSPEILGGRVKTLHPRIHGGILGRRDLPQDQEDMTANNIRPIDLVVVNLYPFEQTIAKPDVTVAEAIENIDIGGPTLLRASAKNFAHVTVLSNPKYYEDYLQELRANNGEISLSFRQKMAGETFALTNAYDGAITNYFASLSTGTETTLPTRFTVSGTAFQTLRYGENPHQNATWYQTGTKASGWTAATQLQGKELSYNNLVDLEAARRIIAEFDPKEPAAAVLKHTNPCGVAVGNSLADAYEKAFNADSISAFGGIVALNQPLDGETAEKLTKTFLECVVVPSCSEEAQAIISKKSKVRVLLLPDLKNGPSQTVKAIAGGLLVQDSDDVVDVPDNWQIVTEKQPTPEQLAELLLAWKVAKHVKSNAIVITKNRTTLGIGAGQMNRVGSVKIALEQAGESTKGGYLASDGFFPFDDSVRTAAAAGIEAIVQPGGSLRDKDSIAAANELGLVMVLTGIRHFLH